In Paenibacillus sp. 1781tsa1, one DNA window encodes the following:
- a CDS encoding Gfo/Idh/MocA family protein has protein sequence MLKVGLIGFGFMGRMHFDNYVRLASEGEPVELVAICDLRIEELKHGKAAGNMATEQEVYDLTPYRLYDNIDAMLEQEELDIIDITLPTPLHAELTCSLLEKGYHVLCEKPVARHSAEGWKMAEAAKATGKTLMIGQCLRFWPAYAYLKSVVEDGRYGAVNAGYFFRGSGLPQEWFLDGEKSGGCILDMHIHDADIIHWVFGKPDQVSTLARNVIPGSGYDTVSTNYVYPDGKVLNAQADWTLGGDYGFSMTYRVNLEQGNLVFENGELKVNPNDAPGFVAELSPDSGYYHQLKYFIQSVQAGTPVSVCTPESATGTLELIEAEIRSADERGTLVTVK, from the coding sequence ATGTTAAAAGTGGGATTGATCGGTTTTGGGTTTATGGGACGTATGCATTTTGACAACTATGTACGCCTTGCCTCTGAAGGGGAACCCGTGGAATTGGTAGCCATCTGCGATCTGAGAATAGAGGAATTGAAGCACGGTAAAGCAGCCGGTAATATGGCAACAGAGCAAGAGGTATATGATCTCACACCTTATCGTTTGTACGACAATATCGACGCGATGCTGGAGCAAGAGGAACTGGATATCATTGATATTACGCTGCCCACACCATTGCATGCTGAATTAACATGTTCCTTGCTGGAGAAAGGTTATCATGTACTGTGTGAGAAACCGGTTGCGCGCCATTCGGCGGAAGGCTGGAAGATGGCAGAAGCCGCCAAAGCGACAGGAAAAACACTGATGATTGGGCAATGTTTACGCTTCTGGCCAGCCTATGCCTATCTAAAATCCGTAGTAGAAGATGGTCGTTATGGAGCGGTCAACGCAGGTTATTTCTTCCGCGGTTCGGGTTTGCCTCAAGAGTGGTTCCTGGATGGGGAGAAAAGCGGGGGCTGCATATTAGATATGCACATTCATGATGCGGATATTATTCACTGGGTGTTTGGCAAACCGGATCAAGTATCCACGCTCGCTCGTAATGTTATTCCGGGAAGCGGCTATGATACCGTGTCTACCAATTATGTGTACCCTGATGGAAAAGTGCTGAATGCCCAAGCCGACTGGACGCTGGGGGGAGACTACGGTTTCTCCATGACGTATCGGGTTAATTTGGAGCAGGGGAATCTGGTCTTTGAGAATGGTGAGCTGAAAGTAAATCCGAACGATGCTCCCGGCTTTGTCGCTGAGCTGTCACCCGACTCGGGATATTATCACCAACTTAAATATTTTATCCAGTCTGTTCAAGCGGGCACGCCTGTATCTGTATGTACACCAGAGAGTGCAACAGGCACGCTTGAGTTAATTGAAGCCGAGATACGTTCAGCAGATGAGCGTGGCACCTTGGTTACAGTAAAGTAG
- a CDS encoding bifunctional UDP-sugar hydrolase/5'-nucleotidase — MTSIHPTASFDILYTSDLHGAIRPIHYNTNAYRPAGLALLASLIRKERERSPELMLVDNGDLLQGSPLASYAASKGTAEGRHPFITVLNELGYDAAVMGNHEFNYGQELLRGAVDASNFPWLSANIVHAEHDRATGSEPWTDLPPGAGLPAFGPPYLIKTLSSGVRIALLGATTHYIPNWEHPKNIEGLQFLDALENIRTWVGYIREHERPDVMVVSYHGGFESDLETGEPAERLTGENQGYAICRDIEGIDVLLTGHQHRQLTANIHGVTVIQPGFSGNGAGHVSIQLEQSSGGKWQIIDKKARLLLLDEHNEVEPDATVMKLTDELEAEAQAWLDQPIGEVAGDLSISNATALRLKAHPFIDFVHQVQMEATGAQLSNTAMLSEEARGFRSHITVRDVLSNFIYPNTLTVLELSGQDVREALEQTARYFEVNASGEVAVNPAYMEPKPQHYNYDMWAGLEYELDISKPVGSRVVKLEHEGKPMDMDGMYSVVMNSYRAAGGGDYAMYPGKKVLHEGATDMATLVEDYIRRHQPLTVEHANNWQVVGGQN; from the coding sequence ATGACATCCATACACCCTACGGCAAGCTTCGATATTCTGTATACCAGTGATCTGCACGGGGCGATTCGCCCCATTCATTACAATACCAATGCGTACCGCCCGGCTGGGCTTGCCTTGCTGGCTTCCCTGATTCGTAAGGAACGCGAACGTTCACCTGAACTGATGCTAGTGGATAATGGAGATCTACTGCAAGGATCACCCTTGGCCTCTTATGCAGCTTCGAAAGGAACTGCTGAGGGTCGCCATCCTTTTATTACTGTACTGAATGAACTCGGTTATGATGCTGCGGTAATGGGTAACCACGAGTTTAACTATGGTCAGGAGCTGCTGCGCGGTGCCGTTGATGCCTCCAACTTCCCATGGCTGTCAGCCAATATTGTTCATGCTGAGCACGACAGAGCCACTGGATCAGAACCTTGGACAGATCTTCCACCAGGTGCAGGTCTGCCAGCCTTCGGCCCTCCCTATCTGATCAAGACCCTCTCCTCCGGGGTCCGCATTGCACTCTTGGGCGCAACGACACACTACATCCCGAACTGGGAGCATCCGAAGAATATTGAAGGTCTACAGTTCCTTGATGCCTTGGAGAACATTCGTACATGGGTTGGCTATATTCGTGAACATGAACGACCAGATGTAATGGTTGTCAGTTATCATGGCGGGTTTGAGAGTGATCTGGAAACAGGAGAGCCTGCCGAACGTTTAACTGGAGAAAATCAAGGCTATGCCATCTGTCGGGACATCGAAGGCATCGATGTGTTACTTACCGGACATCAGCATCGTCAGCTTACCGCTAATATTCATGGCGTTACCGTCATTCAGCCAGGATTTAGCGGAAATGGTGCGGGGCATGTATCCATTCAATTGGAACAATCATCGGGTGGCAAATGGCAGATTATAGATAAGAAGGCACGATTGTTGCTTCTGGATGAACATAATGAAGTTGAGCCTGATGCAACCGTCATGAAGCTTACGGATGAACTGGAAGCTGAAGCACAGGCATGGCTGGATCAACCGATTGGCGAGGTGGCTGGGGATTTGTCCATCTCCAATGCAACGGCCCTGCGGCTTAAGGCGCATCCTTTTATTGATTTTGTACATCAGGTGCAGATGGAAGCCACTGGAGCGCAGCTCTCCAATACCGCCATGCTGAGTGAAGAAGCACGAGGATTCCGGAGTCACATCACTGTTCGAGACGTATTATCCAACTTCATCTACCCTAATACACTGACCGTATTGGAACTGAGTGGTCAGGATGTCCGGGAGGCGTTGGAACAAACGGCTCGTTACTTTGAAGTAAATGCCTCTGGCGAGGTGGCAGTCAATCCGGCTTATATGGAACCGAAACCCCAGCATTATAATTACGATATGTGGGCTGGCCTGGAATACGAGTTGGATATCTCCAAACCCGTAGGCAGTCGAGTTGTGAAGCTGGAACATGAAGGCAAGCCAATGGACATGGATGGCATGTACTCGGTAGTAATGAATAGTTACCGCGCTGCTGGCGGCGGGGATTATGCGATGTATCCGGGCAAAAAGGTACTGCATGAAGGCGCCACGGATATGGCTACATTGGTGGAGGATTACATCCGCAGACACCAACCGTTAACGGTGGAGCATGCGAATAACTGGCAGGTTGTTGGCGGGCAGAATTAA
- a CDS encoding phosphate/phosphite/phosphonate ABC transporter substrate-binding protein has protein sequence MKKSALFLPLLLLVLFLSACGSSSTTGSANGENTSSNASGTATAETEKPVEGYVPTELTVQFVPSQNADTLEAKAKPLEKLLGDKLGIPVKVSVSTDYNTIIEAMASNKVDVGFLPPTAYVLAKEKGAAQVILQAQRFGVNDETGAPTEQLADSYKSMFIVKKDSPIQSIEDLKGKKVAYQNVTSSAGYVWPAGLLLDRGIDPLKDVTPVTLKGHDQGVIAVLNGDVDAAAIFQDARNTVAKDYPTVFEDTRVLAFTEPIPNDTIAVRTDMNADWTAKIKQAFIDIGKDTEGHQIIKEIYTHEGYVESDDSKFEIVRQYGEKVKGE, from the coding sequence TTGAAGAAGTCTGCTTTATTTTTACCATTGTTGCTTTTGGTTCTGTTTCTGAGTGCTTGTGGGTCTAGTAGTACAACTGGTTCGGCTAACGGGGAAAATACGAGTTCCAATGCTTCCGGTACGGCGACGGCAGAGACAGAGAAGCCTGTCGAAGGTTATGTGCCAACGGAACTGACGGTTCAATTCGTACCTTCCCAGAATGCAGACACGCTTGAAGCCAAAGCGAAACCGCTGGAGAAGCTGCTTGGTGACAAACTGGGCATTCCGGTAAAGGTCAGCGTATCGACTGACTACAACACCATCATTGAAGCGATGGCTTCCAACAAAGTAGACGTAGGTTTCTTGCCTCCGACAGCTTATGTACTGGCTAAAGAAAAAGGCGCTGCACAAGTTATTCTGCAAGCACAACGTTTTGGTGTAAATGATGAGACTGGAGCTCCAACAGAGCAACTGGCAGATTCATATAAATCCATGTTCATTGTGAAAAAAGATTCGCCGATTCAATCCATCGAGGACCTTAAAGGTAAAAAAGTCGCTTACCAAAACGTAACGTCTTCCGCAGGTTATGTATGGCCAGCAGGTCTGTTGCTCGACAGAGGAATTGATCCATTAAAAGATGTAACACCTGTAACGTTGAAAGGTCATGACCAAGGTGTTATCGCTGTATTGAACGGTGACGTTGATGCAGCAGCGATTTTCCAAGATGCCCGCAACACGGTAGCCAAAGACTATCCGACTGTATTTGAAGATACACGTGTACTGGCGTTCACTGAGCCTATTCCTAACGATACCATTGCCGTTCGTACAGACATGAATGCAGATTGGACTGCAAAGATCAAACAAGCCTTCATCGATATCGGTAAAGATACTGAAGGTCACCAAATCATCAAAGAAATCTATACGCATGAAGGTTATGTAGAGTCCGATGATAGCAAGTTTGAGATCGTTCGTCAGTATGGCGAAAAAGTGAAAGGTGAATAA
- the phnC gene encoding phosphonate ABC transporter ATP-binding protein, which translates to MIELHNVTKTYANGTKGLDNINLKFKQGEFIAVVGLSGAGKSTLLRSINRLHDISEGEILINGSSITKAQGKRLRMIRRDIGMIFQSFNLVKRSSVLRNVLAGRVGYHSTMRTILGRFPKEDIELAFGALDRVNISEKAYSRADQLSGGQQQRVAIARVLAQEAKIILADEPVASLDPLTTKQVMDDLKRINQELGITTIVNLHFIDLAREYATRIVGLRAGEVVFDGPVEEATDDRFAEIYGRPILADELLDKQAVHEQGEVVV; encoded by the coding sequence ATGATTGAGCTTCATAACGTTACCAAAACTTACGCTAACGGCACCAAGGGCCTGGATAATATTAATCTAAAATTTAAGCAGGGGGAATTCATTGCTGTAGTGGGTCTGTCGGGTGCGGGTAAATCAACTCTCCTGCGATCCATTAATCGGCTGCACGACATTAGTGAGGGCGAGATTCTGATTAACGGAAGTTCCATCACGAAAGCGCAAGGCAAACGGCTACGCATGATCAGACGTGACATCGGCATGATTTTCCAGAGCTTCAATCTCGTGAAACGGTCCAGTGTACTACGTAACGTGCTCGCTGGGCGGGTTGGATACCATTCCACCATGCGTACCATTCTGGGTCGTTTTCCAAAAGAGGATATTGAATTGGCATTTGGGGCTCTGGATCGCGTAAATATCTCGGAGAAAGCCTATTCCCGTGCAGATCAGCTGTCGGGTGGACAACAGCAGCGTGTGGCTATTGCCCGTGTACTTGCACAGGAAGCAAAAATCATTCTGGCCGACGAACCGGTTGCTTCACTAGACCCGCTTACAACAAAGCAGGTTATGGATGACTTGAAACGCATCAATCAGGAGCTTGGGATTACGACTATCGTTAACCTTCACTTTATTGATCTGGCCAGAGAATATGCGACCCGGATTGTCGGATTGCGAGCAGGCGAGGTTGTATTCGACGGCCCGGTGGAAGAGGCAACGGATGATCGCTTTGCAGAAATATACGGCAGACCGATTCTGGCTGATGAATTGCTGGACAAGCAGGCTGTGCATGAGCAGGGAGAAGTTGTGGTATGA
- the phnE gene encoding phosphonate ABC transporter, permease protein PhnE yields MKGQSNVPLQNAGGVGKEPGSSPAQVVNRPKPPGRTKHLLTLVIILLLLWASAKQTDASFTELFEGFPNMLDLLKEMFPPRWSYFDNIVQGMLETIRMALIGTTIGAIIAIPISIICAGNLMPSRWIYYPARFLLNLIRTVPDLLLAALFVAVFGLGPIPGILALAVFSVGLIAKLTYETLETIDQGPLEAMTAVGMNRIQLIVYGVVPQLAAQFTSYVLYAFEINIRAAAILGLVGAGGIGLYYEATLGFLEYDKTSVIILFTLVIVLIIDYVSTKLREKLL; encoded by the coding sequence ATGAAGGGGCAGTCCAACGTTCCACTTCAGAATGCAGGTGGAGTGGGGAAGGAACCTGGTTCCAGCCCGGCTCAGGTTGTGAATCGCCCGAAACCACCTGGACGTACGAAACATCTGCTCACCTTAGTGATCATTCTGCTCCTTCTGTGGGCCAGTGCCAAACAGACGGACGCCAGTTTCACGGAGTTGTTTGAAGGTTTCCCCAATATGCTGGATCTGCTGAAGGAGATGTTCCCACCCCGGTGGAGTTACTTTGATAATATCGTGCAAGGCATGCTGGAAACAATTCGAATGGCCTTGATTGGGACAACCATTGGTGCCATTATTGCGATTCCGATCTCGATCATCTGTGCAGGTAACCTGATGCCGAGTCGCTGGATCTATTATCCGGCGCGCTTTCTGCTGAACCTGATACGGACTGTGCCGGATCTGCTGCTTGCTGCTTTGTTTGTCGCTGTGTTTGGTCTGGGACCCATCCCCGGAATCTTGGCACTGGCTGTGTTCTCGGTAGGTCTGATTGCGAAGTTGACCTATGAGACGCTGGAAACCATTGATCAGGGGCCGCTGGAAGCGATGACAGCTGTTGGTATGAACCGGATTCAGCTCATTGTATATGGCGTGGTGCCGCAACTGGCAGCCCAGTTCACATCCTATGTGCTGTATGCCTTCGAAATCAATATACGTGCTGCTGCCATTCTCGGACTGGTAGGAGCCGGAGGAATTGGACTCTACTATGAGGCCACACTTGGATTCCTGGAGTATGACAAGACCAGCGTAATCATTCTGTTTACCCTCGTCATCGTCCTGATCATTGATTATGTAAGTACTAAGTTGCGGGAGAAATTGCTATGA
- the phnE gene encoding phosphonate ABC transporter, permease protein PhnE, whose protein sequence is MMKNETSRIRPKPRKNPLRWVIVLLLILVYVWALAGVPFTGFKETAGQIMKAIVAGIFSPDWAFVYLPEGEDLLRGLLDTLAISVLGTVISAVLCIPFAFWSARNMSGHRSISGAGKMVLSFIRTFPEIIMALLFIKAVGPGSFAGVLALGLHSIGMLGKLYADEVENIDYGPSEALLASGANRMQQLWFAILPQVMPGFLNYTLYRFEINVRSATILGVIGAGGIGTPLIFALSTRNWPRVGIILLGIIVMITIIDLISGYIRKKLV, encoded by the coding sequence ATGATGAAAAATGAAACAAGCCGCATCCGGCCTAAACCACGGAAGAACCCGCTTCGCTGGGTCATTGTGTTACTGCTGATCCTTGTGTATGTCTGGGCTCTTGCCGGTGTACCGTTTACTGGCTTTAAGGAAACTGCTGGTCAGATTATGAAGGCCATTGTAGCTGGGATTTTCTCACCGGACTGGGCGTTTGTATATTTGCCTGAGGGAGAAGACCTGCTGCGCGGACTGCTGGATACGCTGGCGATTTCCGTGCTGGGTACCGTGATCTCGGCTGTACTCTGTATTCCGTTTGCCTTCTGGTCTGCCCGTAATATGAGTGGGCATCGTTCCATCTCGGGTGCAGGTAAAATGGTACTCAGCTTTATCCGCACGTTCCCTGAGATTATCATGGCCTTGTTGTTCATTAAGGCAGTAGGTCCCGGATCGTTTGCCGGGGTTCTCGCCCTTGGATTACACTCCATCGGCATGTTGGGTAAACTGTACGCAGATGAAGTCGAGAATATCGACTATGGCCCATCTGAGGCGCTGCTTGCCTCCGGAGCCAATCGTATGCAGCAGTTGTGGTTTGCCATTCTGCCGCAGGTGATGCCTGGATTCCTGAACTATACGTTGTATCGTTTCGAGATTAATGTTCGTTCCGCAACCATACTGGGGGTAATCGGAGCAGGGGGTATAGGTACCCCGTTGATCTTTGCACTTAGCACACGGAACTGGCCGCGAGTAGGTATAATCCTGCTGGGTATTATCGTGATGATCACAATAATCGACTTGATCTCGGGGTATATTCGTAAGAAGCTGGTGTAA
- a CDS encoding DUF5689 domain-containing protein: MALPLQIGLWNGDASVHAEGPTDPAPFIQAKVVNQNAGKKVLFDNSHGQTAGAADWVIDGGFSDFGNALANDGYYVKELRKTTPFTYDDLKEYNVFVIAEPQIPFKTSEQAALKQYVETGGSIFFVGDHYNADRNKNRWDGSEVINGYRRGAFEDPAKGMSTDERNSEAMQNITSSDWLSDNFGVRFRYNALGDINANIVVPADQAFGITAGVSAVAMHAGSTLAITDPEKAKGIVYLPKTNAKWNNAVDQGVYNGGGIEEGPYVAVSKLGAGKAAFIGDSSPVEDASPKYLREETSTRKTTYDGFKEVDDAVLLVNTVNWLATQENYTDFTQVNGLELDTATALLPFEEPAASTEPQAEPWAAPAAGYKWYDRSTFKAGSYGGPASSANAAYSFVKQDTLPNAEDFQIRVVVENMAPNTTVSGYSAGIYLTGGTQVAMIQNESGTWPTSYGYSSTFSVTSDSQGRGIKDLNVRIKPGTTGAASLRLRLNGSNLITNAVTVGNVPAEQLPEEEGPIPAAITVAEARTKAVGTTVTIEGVVTTEPGAFGGQAFYLQDETAGIYVFQHTSGFHAGDKVKVTAATTIYNSEFELTDIVAIEKTGTASVPAPIEVTAITDANQGQLVQLKNVTIENIISATPVGSFEFDAVAADGTSTHIRVDTRTGVTETSFPYAAGDKIDITGVSAIFKDVYQLKPRNLNDFVPAEEQGGGEQPSTPAAGVPGKPVLSSDNGYTTGLFEGSYNVSMNLWWGENGSEYKLYENGVLIDTQKLTAATPSSQFAKTAITGKTNGTYTYVAELTNDKGTTRSDVLTVQVTNAAPGKANLSQNNWDGDGNYNVSMNLWWGTNATEYRLYENDVLIDTQALKAATPASQSATTELSGRANGTYTYRAELINAAGVTSTETITVQVTKALPLAS; the protein is encoded by the coding sequence ATGGCTTTGCCGCTTCAGATCGGATTATGGAACGGAGATGCATCGGTTCATGCGGAAGGACCGACAGACCCGGCACCATTCATCCAAGCGAAGGTTGTGAACCAAAATGCAGGCAAGAAAGTATTGTTCGACAACTCACACGGCCAGACGGCTGGAGCAGCAGACTGGGTCATCGATGGAGGTTTCTCTGACTTCGGGAATGCACTCGCGAATGACGGTTATTATGTCAAAGAACTTCGCAAGACGACTCCATTTACCTATGATGATCTGAAAGAGTATAACGTATTCGTTATTGCAGAGCCTCAAATTCCTTTCAAAACATCCGAACAAGCAGCACTCAAACAATATGTTGAAACAGGCGGCAGCATCTTCTTTGTTGGAGATCACTATAATGCCGACCGTAATAAAAACCGCTGGGATGGCTCTGAAGTCATCAACGGCTATCGTCGGGGAGCATTCGAAGATCCAGCCAAAGGCATGAGCACAGATGAGCGTAATTCTGAAGCAATGCAAAATATAACAAGCTCGGACTGGTTGTCCGATAACTTTGGCGTACGATTCCGCTATAACGCACTTGGCGATATCAATGCTAATATCGTTGTACCGGCAGATCAAGCCTTCGGCATCACAGCAGGCGTGTCGGCTGTAGCCATGCATGCCGGCTCAACACTCGCAATCACTGATCCGGAAAAAGCAAAAGGCATTGTGTACCTGCCAAAAACCAACGCAAAATGGAACAACGCGGTGGACCAAGGCGTATACAACGGCGGCGGGATCGAAGAAGGTCCTTACGTAGCCGTATCCAAGCTGGGCGCAGGTAAGGCTGCCTTCATCGGTGACTCCTCTCCAGTAGAAGATGCATCGCCTAAATACTTGCGTGAAGAGACTAGCACACGCAAAACAACTTATGACGGTTTCAAAGAAGTCGATGATGCCGTATTGCTCGTGAACACGGTGAACTGGCTTGCTACACAAGAGAACTACACGGACTTCACTCAAGTGAACGGACTTGAACTCGACACAGCTACAGCGCTGTTGCCATTTGAAGAGCCGGCTGCTTCCACAGAACCACAGGCTGAACCTTGGGCCGCACCTGCTGCCGGATACAAGTGGTACGATCGTTCCACGTTCAAGGCTGGTTCTTACGGCGGCCCTGCATCCAGTGCAAATGCTGCTTACAGCTTCGTGAAACAGGATACGCTTCCGAATGCAGAAGACTTCCAGATTCGTGTCGTTGTGGAGAACATGGCTCCAAACACAACCGTATCCGGTTATAGTGCCGGTATCTATCTGACTGGCGGAACACAGGTAGCCATGATTCAGAATGAAAGTGGTACTTGGCCGACATCGTACGGCTACAGCTCCACATTCAGTGTAACCTCGGACAGCCAAGGTCGCGGGATCAAAGATCTGAATGTCCGTATCAAACCGGGTACAACTGGCGCTGCGAGCTTGCGTCTGCGTCTGAACGGCAGTAACCTGATCACCAATGCCGTGACTGTTGGCAATGTGCCAGCAGAACAGCTCCCGGAAGAAGAAGGACCGATTCCAGCAGCTATTACCGTTGCTGAAGCACGCACCAAAGCTGTTGGTACAACCGTAACCATCGAAGGTGTTGTGACGACAGAACCGGGTGCATTCGGTGGACAAGCCTTCTATCTTCAAGATGAAACTGCCGGAATCTACGTGTTCCAGCACACAAGCGGTTTCCATGCAGGTGACAAGGTGAAAGTAACGGCTGCAACAACTATCTATAACAGCGAGTTCGAGCTTACCGACATCGTTGCGATTGAGAAAACGGGTACGGCTTCCGTACCTGCTCCAATCGAAGTTACAGCCATTACAGATGCGAACCAAGGACAACTCGTTCAGTTGAAAAATGTAACCATTGAGAATATCATCAGTGCTACGCCTGTTGGATCTTTTGAATTCGACGCCGTAGCAGCAGATGGAACAAGCACACATATTCGTGTAGATACACGTACAGGTGTAACGGAGACTTCCTTCCCTTATGCTGCTGGTGACAAAATCGATATCACAGGTGTTTCTGCTATTTTCAAAGACGTATATCAATTGAAACCAAGAAACTTGAATGATTTTGTACCTGCTGAGGAGCAAGGTGGAGGCGAACAGCCTTCCACTCCAGCTGCGGGAGTGCCGGGTAAACCGGTGCTTTCTTCTGATAATGGATATACGACTGGTCTGTTCGAAGGTTCGTATAACGTAAGCATGAACCTCTGGTGGGGTGAAAATGGTTCCGAATACAAACTGTATGAGAACGGTGTTCTGATCGATACGCAGAAGTTGACTGCGGCTACACCTTCTTCACAGTTTGCTAAAACGGCCATTACAGGTAAAACCAACGGTACGTATACTTACGTTGCCGAGCTGACCAATGACAAAGGCACAACACGCAGTGACGTGCTGACGGTACAAGTAACCAATGCCGCTCCAGGCAAAGCGAACTTGTCCCAAAACAACTGGGATGGTGACGGCAACTACAACGTATCCATGAACCTCTGGTGGGGTACGAACGCGACCGAATACCGTCTCTATGAAAATGATGTATTGATTGATACACAAGCATTAAAAGCTGCTACACCTGCTTCTCAAAGTGCTACAACGGAATTGTCGGGTCGCGCTAACGGAACATATACGTACCGTGCTGAGCTGATCAACGCCGCAGGCGTGACCAGCACCGAGACGATTACGGTTCAAGTAACCAAAGCGTTGCCTTTGGCTAGCTAA
- a CDS encoding RNA polymerase sigma factor, producing the protein MNTAQINDAYVNYKSEITRYLSHIVKQPQDAEDLAQDCFIRLMNVTVDIPEDRLLYYLKRIARNLAMDSFRRRTRTLKRDSRLEAPTHHLDTPHLEINEGVNDLVSHINNTEHRKILELRVIHGYSIKETAELVNRSEGMIKSSVFHAVNRIRAKVIS; encoded by the coding sequence ATGAACACTGCACAAATCAACGATGCTTATGTCAACTATAAATCAGAAATCACACGGTATCTATCCCATATCGTCAAACAGCCGCAAGACGCAGAAGATCTGGCTCAGGATTGTTTCATTCGACTGATGAATGTGACCGTGGATATTCCTGAAGATCGGCTCCTCTATTATCTCAAACGAATTGCTCGAAACCTTGCCATGGACAGTTTCCGGAGGCGAACCCGTACACTTAAACGTGACAGCCGTCTGGAGGCACCTACCCATCACCTCGATACACCCCACCTTGAAATTAATGAAGGTGTCAACGATCTGGTTTCCCATATCAACAACACGGAACACCGTAAAATATTAGAACTTCGCGTCATCCACGGATACTCCATTAAGGAAACGGCAGAGCTGGTGAATCGCAGTGAAGGCATGATTAAATCCTCTGTCTTCCATGCCGTCAATCGAATTCGGGCCAAAGTCATCTCATAG
- a CDS encoding response regulator transcription factor has translation MRPKEILIIEDEESIRDILSYSLRKEGFEIKEAATGKEGLNLLRDSKPDLILLDLMLPDMSGFDVCRQLSVNSKIPVIMITAKSDMLDKVLGMELGADDYITKPFDIREVVARIRAIFRRIDLISETLENQSYEVVRLGKHIEIRKDEREVWKDGERAGLTNKEYDLLLFLVTHHRKVHTRSELLDKVWGFDFAGDTRTVDIHIQRIRKKLDSGVQGISMIETVFGVGYKLNIQVQT, from the coding sequence ATGAGACCAAAAGAGATTTTAATTATTGAGGACGAGGAGTCCATTCGCGATATTTTGTCCTATTCGTTACGTAAGGAAGGATTTGAGATCAAGGAAGCAGCTACGGGTAAAGAGGGTTTGAATCTGCTTCGGGATTCGAAGCCAGATCTGATCCTGCTGGATTTGATGCTGCCAGATATGAGCGGTTTTGACGTATGTAGACAACTATCTGTGAACTCCAAGATACCCGTCATCATGATCACTGCGAAGTCTGACATGCTGGACAAGGTACTTGGCATGGAGCTTGGGGCGGATGATTATATCACGAAGCCTTTTGATATCCGTGAGGTGGTGGCACGCATTCGGGCGATCTTTCGCCGGATTGATCTCATCAGCGAGACGCTGGAGAATCAGTCCTATGAAGTGGTAAGGCTTGGCAAGCATATTGAGATTCGCAAGGATGAACGGGAAGTGTGGAAAGACGGGGAACGCGCAGGACTCACCAATAAGGAATATGACCTGTTGTTATTTCTCGTGACTCATCATCGTAAGGTACATACACGTTCTGAACTGTTGGACAAAGTATGGGGATTTGATTTTGCAGGGGATACCCGAACGGTGGATATTCATATACAACGGATTCGCAAGAAATTGGATAGTGGTGTGCAGGGCATTTCGATGATCGAGACCGTATTTGGTGTAGGGTATAAGCTGAATATTCAGGTGCAGACATGA